The Clupea harengus chromosome 26, Ch_v2.0.2, whole genome shotgun sequence genome has a segment encoding these proteins:
- the LOC116219794 gene encoding zinc finger protein 135-like isoform X2 — MIHLKIHQRMHTGEKPHDCSQCGKTFSHISSLKMHLMIHTREKPYQCTICGKGFKSSSELRIHQMTHTGEKPHQCSQCGKGFTLMSTLKKHQMRHTGEKPYQCTTCGKGFKSSSELTIHQMIHTGEKPHQCSQCGKTFIQMIHLKTHQRIHTGEKPYHCSQCGKAYSQTSHLKSHQRIHTGEKPHQCSQCGKAFTEMSHLKSHQRIHTGEKPFQCSQCEKTFPLMSHLKRHQSIHTGEKPYNCSQCGKTFSRMDSLKTHQRVHTREKPYNCSQCGKTFSRMGHLKSHQRIHNGEKPYQCTTCGKDFRNSEALKIHQMTHTGEKPHQCSQCEKTFSHMGHLNRHQTIHTGEKPHQCSQCGKAFTVIYALKRHQRIHSG; from the exons atgattcatctcaagatacaccagaggatgcatactggggaaaagccacatgactgttctcagtgtgggaagaCTTTTAGCCATATTTCTAGTCTCAAGATGCACCTGATGATCCACACtagagaaaagccatatcagtgtactatatgtgggaagggtttcaaaAGTAGCAGTGAACTTAGGatccaccagatgacacatactggagaaaagccacatcagtgttctcagtgtggaaagggcTTTACTTTAATGAGtactctcaagaaacaccagatgaggcacactggggaaaagccatatcagtgtactacatgtgggaagggtttcaaaAGTAGCAGTGAACTTACAATCCACCAGATGatacatactggagaaaagccacatcagtgttctcagtgtggaaaaacttttattcaaatgattcatctcaagacacaccagaggatacATAccggggaaaagccatatcattgttctcagtgtggcaAGGCCTATAGTCAAACATCTCATCTCAaatcacaccagaggatccacactggagaaaagccacatcagtgttctcagtgtggaaaggctttTACTGAAATGAGTCATCTCAaatcacaccagaggatccacactggagaaaaaccatttcagtgttctcagtgtgaaaagacTTTTCCTCtaatgtctcatctcaagagacaccagagtatccacactggagaaaagccatataattgttctcagtgtggaaagacttttagtcgaATGGAcagtctcaagacacaccagagggtcCACACTAGAGAAAAGCCATAtaattgttctcagtgtggaaagacttttagtcgaATGGGTCATCTCAaatcacaccagaggatccacaatggagaaaagccatatcagtgtactacatgtgggaaggatTTCAGGAATAGCGAAGCACTTAAAatccaccagatgacacatactggagaaaagccacatcagtgttctcagtgtgaaaagacTTTTAGTCACATGGGTCATCTCAATAGACACCAGacgatcc acacaggggaaaagccccatcagtgttctcagtgtggaaaggcctttactgTAATATAtgctctcaagagacaccagcgGATCCAcagtgggtaa
- the LOC116219767 gene encoding zinc finger protein 347-like, with translation MTEEQRKKVIRHHQTNTMKKIHECSQCFKTFAARSALAIHQRTHTGEKPHQCSQCGKTFIQISNLKRHQRIHTGEKPHQCSQCGKAFSDLGSLKKHQKIHTGEKPHQCSQCGKTFIQISNLKRHQRIHTGEKPHQCSQCGKAFSDLGNLKKHQKIHTGEKPHQCSQCGKTFIQIGHLKRHQTIHIGEKPHQCSQCGKAFSDLGSLKKHQKIHTGEKPHQCSQCGKTFIQISNLKTHQRIHTGEKPHHCSQCGKAFSDLSSLKKHQMIHTGEKPYQCSTCGNGFKISKELRNHQLTHTGEKPHQCSQCGKTFIHMFHLKTHQMIHTGEKPYHCSQCGKAFSRIGVLKKHQMIHTGEKPYQCTTCGKGFRSSGELPIHQLTHTGEKPHQCSQCGKTFSRMSNLKTHQRIHTGEKHYHCSQCGKAFSELGSLKKHQKIHTGEKPHQCSQCGKAFSELDKLKRHQRIHTGEKPHQCSQCGKAFSQMGDLKTHQRIHTGEKPYTCSECGKAYSVMSHLKTHQRIHTGEKPYPCTTCGKGFKSSSELKKHQITHTVEKPHQCSQCEKTFRLMAHLKTHQRIHTGEKPYHCS, from the coding sequence ATGACAgaggaacaaagaaagaaagtcatCAGACATCACCAAACGAACACAATGAAGAAAATACATGAATGCTCTCAGTGTTTCAAAACCTTTGCTGCACGTTCCGCTCTTGCGATTcatcaacgaacacacacaggagaaaagccccatcagtgttctcagtgtggaaagacctttattCAAATAAGTAATCTcaaaagacaccagaggatccacacaggagaaaagccccatcagtgttctcagtgtggaaaggcctttagtgaTTTGGGTAGTCTCAAGAAACatcagaagatccatactggggaaaagccccatcagtgttctcagtgtggaaagacctttattCAAATAAGTAATCTcaaaagacaccagaggatccacacaggagaaaagccccatcagtgttctcagtgtggaaaggcctttagtgaTTTGGGTAATCTCAAGAAACatcagaagatccatactggggaaaagccccatcagtgttctcagtgtggaaagacctttattCAAATAGGTCATCTCAAAAGACACCAGACGATCCACataggagaaaagccccatcagtgttctcagtgtggaaaggcctttagtgaTTTGGGTAGTCTCAAGAAACatcagaagatccatactggggaaaagccccatcagtgttctcagtgtggaaagacctttattCAAATAAGTAATCTcaaaacacaccagaggatccacacaggagaaaagccccatcattgttctcagtgtggaaaggcctttagtgaTTTGAGTagtctcaagaaacaccagatgatccatactggagaaaagccatatcagtgtagtACATGTGGAAATGGTTTCAAAATTAGCAAAGAACTTAGAAACCACCAGctgacacatactggagaaaagccacatcagtgttctcagtgtggaaagacttttattcATATGTTTCATCttaagacacaccagatgatccacactggcgaaaagccatatcattgttctcagtgtggaaaggcctttagtcgAATAGGTGtactcaagaaacaccagatgatccacacaggggaaaagccatatcagtgtactacatgtgggaagggtttcagGAGTAGCGGTGAACTTCCAATccaccagctgacacacactggggaaaagccccatcagtgttctcagtgtggaaagacttttagtcgcatgtctaatctcaagacacaccagagaatccacactggggaaaagcactatcactgttctcagtgtggaaaggcctttagtgaATTGGGTAGTCTCAAGAAACatcagaagatccatactggggaaaagccccatcagtgttctcagtgtggaaaggcctttagtgaATTGGATAAACTcaaaagacaccagaggatccatactggtgaaaagccacatcagtgttctcagtgtggaaaggcctttagtcaaatgggtgatctcaagacacaccaacGAATCCACACTGGTGAAAAGCCATATACTTGTTCGGAGTGTGGAAAGGCCTATAGTGtaatgtctcatctcaagacacaccagaggatccacactggggaaaagccatatccgtgtactacatgtgggaagggtttcaaaAGTAGCAGTGAACTTAAAAAACACcagattacacatactgtagaaaagccacatcagtgttcccAGTGTGAAAAGACGTTTCGTCTAATggctcatctcaagacacaccagaggatccacactggagaaaagccatatcattgttcttag
- the LOC116219794 gene encoding zinc finger protein 658B-like isoform X1, whose protein sequence is MIHLKIHQRMHTGEKPHDCSQCGKTFSHISSLKMHLMIHTREKPYQCTICGKGFKSSSELRIHQMTHTGEKPHQCSQCGKGFTLMSTLKKHQMRHTGEKPYQCTTCGKGFKSSSELTIHQMIHTGEKPHQCSQCGKTFIQMIHLKTHQRIHTGEKPYHCSQCGKAYSQTSHLKSHQRIHTGEKPHQCSQCGKAFTEMSHLKSHQRIHTGEKPFQCSQCEKTFPLMSHLKRHQSIHTGEKPYNCSQCGKTFSRMDSLKTHQRVHTREKPYNCSQCGKTFSRMGHLKSHQRIHNGEKPYQCTTCGKDFRNSEALKIHQMTHTGEKPHQCSQCEKTFSHMGHLNRHQTIHTGEKPYQCLTCWKSFRSSNALTIHQMTHTGEKPHQCSQCGKAFTGKSIELKSHQLTHTGEQPHQCSQCGKTFSQMSSLQRHQGPVFQNDPTGLILLDWIKS, encoded by the exons atgattcatctcaagatacaccagaggatgcatactggggaaaagccacatgactgttctcagtgtgggaagaCTTTTAGCCATATTTCTAGTCTCAAGATGCACCTGATGATCCACACtagagaaaagccatatcagtgtactatatgtgggaagggtttcaaaAGTAGCAGTGAACTTAGGatccaccagatgacacatactggagaaaagccacatcagtgttctcagtgtggaaagggcTTTACTTTAATGAGtactctcaagaaacaccagatgaggcacactggggaaaagccatatcagtgtactacatgtgggaagggtttcaaaAGTAGCAGTGAACTTACAATCCACCAGATGatacatactggagaaaagccacatcagtgttctcagtgtggaaaaacttttattcaaatgattcatctcaagacacaccagaggatacATAccggggaaaagccatatcattgttctcagtgtggcaAGGCCTATAGTCAAACATCTCATCTCAaatcacaccagaggatccacactggagaaaagccacatcagtgttctcagtgtggaaaggctttTACTGAAATGAGTCATCTCAaatcacaccagaggatccacactggagaaaaaccatttcagtgttctcagtgtgaaaagacTTTTCCTCtaatgtctcatctcaagagacaccagagtatccacactggagaaaagccatataattgttctcagtgtggaaagacttttagtcgaATGGAcagtctcaagacacaccagagggtcCACACTAGAGAAAAGCCATAtaattgttctcagtgtggaaagacttttagtcgaATGGGTCATCTCAaatcacaccagaggatccacaatggagaaaagccatatcagtgtactacatgtgggaaggatTTCAGGAATAGCGAAGCACTTAAAatccaccagatgacacatactggagaaaagccacatcagtgttctcagtgtgaaaagacTTTTAGTCACATGGGTCATCTCAATAGACACCAGacgatccatactggggaaaagccatatcagtgtctTACATGTTGGAAGAGTTTCAGGAGTAGCAATGCACTTACAATccaccagatgacacacacaggggaaaagccccatcagtgttctcagtgtggaaaggcctttact GGGAAAAGCATTGAACTTAAAAGCCACCAGctgacacatactggagaacagccacatcagtgttctcagtgtggaaagacttttagtcagaTGTCTTCTCTCCAGAGACACCAGGGGCCGGTATTTCAAAATGATCCCACAGGATTAATCCTCCTGGATTGGATTAAATCCTGA